A DNA window from Hymenobacter aquaticus contains the following coding sequences:
- a CDS encoding M13 family metallopeptidase encodes MSNPITLPASLALASLVLAGCATSQAPQQAAATPTAPAPALAASASSAPVVSEGRSINLADIDRSVSPCEDFYQFSGGNWLKNNPLPSYATRWGPRSLLNDRTQLLLRQILEEAAANRGAVKGSNLQKVGDFYAAAMDTAAIEKAGIAPLKPELSRIAAIKDLKGLQEEIARQKMLQTDAFFRAGVDVDEKKSTQYTVSMYQGGLTLPDRDYYFKQDARTEGIRAAYRTYLTNMLALLGDDQATARKNAATIERIETRLAKASRTRVELRDPQANYNKLTVAELQKRYPTLNPQRLLAALQLGAAQEVVIGQPAFFDEVDKVLKTEPLADLKTYLRWHMARSVSQTLPAAFVNENFRYNQALTGAKQQLTRWKRTLAATDNYLGEAFGQLYVDKAFSPAAKQKALDMVANIKESMAEHIQTNTWMSAPTKAEALKKLNALRVKIGYPDKWKDYSALNISRESFLRNVLAAREWEYRQEVKKYGGPIDRNEWGMTPPTINAYYNPPMNEIVFPAGYLQPPFFDPEADDAVNYGAIGGVMGHEMTHGFDDQGRQYDAAGNLRDWWTTADGAEFTKRAAVVGRQYDAFSPLDSVHVNGKLTMGENLADFAGLTIVYGALQKQLQKQYGSNPRPVIDGFTPEQRFFLSWAQLRRSNIRPEALRQQILTDPHSPDQYRTIGPLMNMPQFYQAFGCQPGQKMVRPDDDRAKIW; translated from the coding sequence ATGAGTAACCCGATTACCCTGCCCGCCAGCTTGGCCCTGGCCAGTCTGGTGCTGGCGGGCTGCGCCACCAGCCAGGCGCCGCAGCAAGCTGCCGCTACCCCCACAGCTCCGGCTCCGGCCCTGGCGGCTTCTGCCTCGTCCGCGCCCGTCGTGTCGGAGGGCCGCAGTATTAACCTGGCCGATATTGACCGGTCGGTGTCGCCCTGCGAAGATTTCTACCAGTTTTCGGGCGGCAACTGGCTGAAGAACAATCCACTGCCTTCCTACGCCACGCGCTGGGGCCCGCGCAGCCTGCTCAACGACCGGACCCAGCTGCTGCTGCGCCAGATTCTGGAGGAAGCCGCCGCCAACCGAGGCGCGGTCAAGGGCTCGAACCTGCAAAAGGTCGGCGACTTCTACGCCGCGGCCATGGACACCGCGGCCATTGAAAAGGCCGGCATTGCGCCCCTGAAGCCCGAGCTCAGCCGCATTGCCGCCATCAAGGATTTGAAAGGCCTGCAGGAGGAAATTGCCCGCCAGAAAATGCTGCAGACCGACGCCTTTTTCCGGGCGGGCGTGGACGTGGACGAGAAGAAGTCGACCCAGTACACAGTGAGCATGTACCAGGGCGGCCTGACGCTACCTGACCGGGACTACTATTTCAAGCAGGATGCCCGCACGGAAGGCATTCGGGCGGCTTACCGCACTTACCTGACCAACATGCTGGCCCTGCTGGGCGACGACCAGGCCACGGCCCGCAAAAACGCGGCGACCATCGAGCGGATTGAAACCCGCCTGGCCAAAGCCTCCCGCACCCGCGTGGAGCTGCGCGACCCGCAGGCCAACTACAACAAGCTGACGGTGGCTGAGTTGCAGAAGCGCTACCCCACCCTGAATCCGCAGCGGCTGCTGGCCGCCCTGCAGCTGGGGGCCGCCCAGGAAGTGGTTATCGGCCAGCCCGCGTTTTTCGACGAAGTGGACAAGGTGCTGAAAACCGAGCCCCTGGCCGACCTGAAAACCTACCTGCGCTGGCACATGGCCCGCTCGGTGTCGCAGACGCTGCCCGCGGCCTTCGTCAACGAAAACTTCCGCTACAACCAGGCGCTGACCGGGGCCAAGCAGCAGCTCACGCGCTGGAAGCGCACCCTGGCCGCCACCGACAACTACCTGGGCGAAGCCTTCGGTCAGCTGTACGTGGATAAGGCCTTTTCGCCGGCGGCCAAGCAGAAAGCCCTGGACATGGTGGCTAATATTAAGGAGTCGATGGCCGAGCACATTCAGACCAACACCTGGATGAGTGCGCCCACCAAGGCCGAAGCCCTGAAAAAGCTGAATGCGCTGCGGGTGAAAATCGGCTACCCCGACAAGTGGAAAGACTACTCGGCCCTGAACATCTCGCGCGAATCGTTTCTGCGCAACGTGCTGGCGGCCCGGGAGTGGGAATACCGGCAGGAAGTGAAGAAGTACGGCGGCCCCATCGACCGGAATGAGTGGGGCATGACGCCGCCCACGATTAATGCCTACTACAACCCGCCGATGAACGAAATCGTGTTTCCGGCCGGCTACCTCCAACCGCCGTTCTTCGACCCCGAAGCCGACGACGCGGTAAACTACGGCGCCATTGGCGGGGTGATGGGCCACGAAATGACCCACGGCTTCGACGACCAGGGCCGGCAGTACGACGCGGCCGGCAACCTGCGCGACTGGTGGACCACCGCCGACGGGGCCGAGTTTACCAAGCGCGCCGCCGTGGTGGGCCGCCAGTACGACGCCTTCTCGCCCCTCGACTCGGTGCACGTGAACGGCAAGCTGACGATGGGCGAAAACCTGGCCGACTTCGCCGGCCTCACCATCGTGTATGGGGCCTTGCAGAAGCAGCTGCAAAAGCAGTACGGCTCGAACCCGCGCCCGGTCATTGACGGGTTTACGCCCGAGCAGCGCTTTTTCCTGAGCTGGGCCCAGCTGCGGCGCTCCAACATCCGGCCCGAGGCCCTGCGCCAGCAAATCCTGACCGACCCGCACTCTCCCGACCAGTACCGCACCATCGGCCCCTTGATGAACATGCCCCAGTTCTACCAGGCCTTCGGCTGCCAGCCCGGCCAGAAGATGGTGCGCCCGGATGACGACCGGGCCAAAATCTGGTAA